A single window of Halobacillus naozhouensis DNA harbors:
- a CDS encoding helix-turn-helix domain-containing protein: MEGKELRRIRFETGLSQKEFARRLGFHQSYISFMEIGTKPISAKTVFKIKQEFGA, encoded by the coding sequence GTGGAAGGGAAAGAATTACGCCGAATAAGGTTTGAAACGGGGCTGAGTCAAAAAGAGTTTGCTAGGCGCTTGGGTTTCCATCAATCTTACATTTCGTTTATGGAAATCGGAACTAAACCAATATCGGCTAAAACAGTTTTTAAGATTAAACAAGAGTTTGGCGCATAA
- a CDS encoding HNH endonuclease, whose protein sequence is MNATKNCRICQTEKPLSEYNVKKSNKDGLRNACRPCQRNSNAEYRKTPEGRLVRAFHQAKGSAKRNGVFDDLTMDELREAYRVSKARGCPYCGEEIEDNSFSLDHVIPMSKHGPNTFANIVICHHLCNTNKHNRPVTDYATEESLDVLMRDTFMRSEKKMKVWEIVDMFQSGEYKKSN, encoded by the coding sequence ATGAACGCTACTAAGAATTGCCGCATCTGCCAAACGGAAAAGCCCCTATCGGAGTACAACGTCAAAAAGTCGAATAAGGACGGTCTTAGAAACGCGTGTCGGCCGTGCCAACGTAATTCCAACGCAGAGTACCGTAAAACTCCGGAAGGGCGGTTAGTGCGAGCCTTTCACCAGGCGAAAGGTAGTGCGAAAAGGAACGGGGTTTTTGACGACTTGACGATGGACGAATTACGGGAAGCGTACCGAGTTTCGAAAGCGCGGGGGTGTCCGTACTGCGGAGAGGAGATAGAAGATAATTCCTTTAGTTTGGACCACGTCATTCCTATGTCAAAGCACGGCCCTAACACATTCGCCAATATCGTTATTTGTCACCATCTATGTAACACCAATAAGCACAACAGGCCCGTGACGGACTACGCAACCGAAGAATCACTTGACGTCTTAATGAGAGACACATTTATGAGAAGTGAAAAGAAAATGAAAGTATGGGAAATAGTAGACATGTTCCAAAGCGGCGAATACAAGAAGTCTAACTAA
- a CDS encoding phage tail protein — translation MAIKQTVMYKVGITDRMTKPLRRMQGQLESFKRTSEKLDNMQITPKIDAKTKKAEEDLDKVKRKTDSLPRRIVTHIELSNKDFLNRMDRIAQSMRTFEELSSGIAKGGMFMALPALVPILGVAAGGIGAIGSAFTSAGIGAAGFATVAIPAISGVIQANKNLKAAQQAVENASNPEERAAAVKKLTKLQNGLTESQRYSIKALRDFTSFFSQFTKQFEPDVLHIFNNALKATKTVLELSKPAIESTVDAVDRLMDSFNKSLKTEDVKSFFDWLGKTAGPNLEKLTKGVGNFIQGIFNMAVAFDPLAKSFGDGFLDMSEKFRKWTKTLSENKAFQKFMKFVSENTPTVMSLIGNITKFLVNLGIAMAPLGEQVLNLANKFFAWASELLKNEKWLGIIAGLIPIIYGAFRILTPLISGAISAFKFLWPIVQKAWKWFGKLKGSFTKILPTILRVGSFITRLSGPIGIIISIVILLATKIISNWDTIWAKTKEIFGKVKSFLINTWHEIRLKFAMVKAIAKMVRDKFNEMKNSIKEKMEAAWKKIEEIWGKAESFLENINLFRIGGNIIEGLIDGIQSINLGSVISGLAEKIPDWIAKPLGIRSPSRVTMKLGGFIGEGLVIGMQRMKSPAERAAQGVVDAVQRPFSRMNTEFAFGVSGRSYGNLRRNSGGSQTQAAEAGDTNVYNQGLLDGAVFNVREEADIKKIATELGKEIKGTKRQKGVR, via the coding sequence ATGGCCATTAAGCAAACGGTTATGTACAAGGTTGGAATTACCGATCGCATGACCAAGCCACTCCGTCGCATGCAAGGTCAGCTTGAATCGTTCAAGAGGACATCGGAGAAGTTAGACAACATGCAAATTACTCCGAAAATTGATGCTAAAACGAAGAAGGCCGAAGAAGATCTCGATAAGGTTAAAAGGAAAACGGACAGCCTCCCGCGGAGAATCGTGACCCATATTGAATTGTCGAACAAGGATTTTCTTAACCGAATGGACCGGATAGCGCAGTCTATGCGAACTTTCGAGGAACTATCGAGCGGAATCGCGAAGGGCGGTATGTTCATGGCGTTACCCGCGTTAGTTCCGATATTAGGCGTAGCAGCCGGCGGAATAGGTGCGATTGGATCGGCTTTCACGTCCGCAGGGATAGGCGCGGCAGGATTTGCAACGGTCGCTATTCCGGCAATCTCCGGCGTCATACAAGCGAATAAAAATCTAAAAGCCGCACAGCAGGCAGTAGAAAACGCAAGTAATCCGGAGGAAAGAGCCGCGGCGGTGAAGAAGCTAACGAAGCTACAGAACGGACTAACCGAATCCCAAAGGTACTCCATTAAAGCGTTACGCGACTTTACATCGTTCTTTTCGCAATTTACGAAGCAATTCGAGCCGGACGTACTTCACATCTTTAACAATGCATTAAAGGCGACTAAGACCGTTTTAGAGTTATCGAAGCCAGCGATAGAATCGACGGTTGATGCGGTTGACCGTTTAATGGATAGCTTTAATAAATCGCTTAAAACGGAGGATGTTAAATCCTTTTTCGACTGGCTCGGAAAAACAGCGGGACCGAACTTAGAGAAGCTAACTAAGGGCGTCGGAAATTTCATCCAAGGTATTTTTAATATGGCGGTAGCGTTCGATCCATTGGCTAAGTCGTTCGGCGACGGGTTCTTAGACATGTCGGAGAAATTCCGGAAGTGGACTAAAACATTATCGGAAAACAAAGCGTTTCAAAAGTTTATGAAGTTTGTTAGCGAAAACACGCCGACGGTGATGTCGCTAATCGGAAACATAACGAAATTCCTTGTTAATTTAGGGATTGCGATGGCTCCGTTAGGTGAACAAGTGTTAAACCTAGCGAACAAGTTCTTCGCGTGGGCGAGCGAACTATTGAAGAACGAGAAGTGGCTAGGCATTATTGCGGGCTTAATTCCGATTATTTATGGGGCCTTCCGTATATTGACGCCTCTCATAAGCGGTGCGATCAGTGCATTTAAATTCTTATGGCCTATCGTTCAAAAAGCGTGGAAGTGGTTCGGCAAATTGAAAGGATCATTTACGAAGATACTACCGACGATTTTACGTGTAGGTTCCTTTATCACGAGATTGTCCGGACCTATCGGAATTATTATATCAATCGTTATCTTACTCGCTACGAAGATTATCAGTAATTGGGATACGATATGGGCTAAAACGAAAGAAATATTCGGAAAAGTGAAGAGTTTTCTCATTAATACCTGGCACGAGATTCGATTGAAGTTTGCAATGGTTAAGGCTATAGCAAAAATGGTGCGAGATAAGTTCAATGAAATGAAAAACTCAATCAAAGAAAAAATGGAAGCAGCTTGGAAAAAGATCGAGGAGATATGGGGGAAAGCTGAATCCTTCTTAGAGAATATCAATCTATTTAGAATAGGCGGAAACATTATCGAAGGGCTTATCGATGGTATTCAGTCAATCAATTTAGGCTCCGTCATTAGTGGCCTAGCGGAGAAAATTCCCGATTGGATCGCGAAACCTCTCGGAATTCGTTCACCTTCCAGAGTAACGATGAAGCTCGGCGGTTTCATTGGCGAAGGACTAGTAATCGGAATGCAACGCATGAAATCACCGGCAGAACGAGCGGCACAAGGCGTAGTTGACGCAGTTCAACGCCCGTTTAGCAGAATGAACACGGAGTTTGCGTTCGGAGTTAGTGGACGAAGCTACGGCAATTTGAGACGAAACTCAGGCGGATCACAAACGCAAGCAGCGGAAGCTGGCGATACGAACGTTTATAATCAAGGCTTACTCGATGGCGCCGTATTCAACGTTCGTGAAGAGGCAGATATTAAGAAAATTGCAACGGAACTGGGTAAGGAAATCAAGGGTACTAAGCGACAAAAGGGGGTTAGGTAA
- a CDS encoding phage tail spike protein, translating to MIHILNRDRQRLAILENAYDVSVQKRTNQVWGASFSLPIDDPKNEHCEHFNFVEVYGDETGRYYGLYRIMPTETSRSDGGGSITYECEHVLATLLDSVMEGYHQYTNYTTTDVLEFILSLQDEAHWQLGTVDFTRYFHYKFENENGLLAPILSIPQPFDEPFEWTFDTENYPWTINLVRPNNSVKGEIRWGKNIQSFKDVSDPTEIVNWIIPRGYGEGVNQLTIKDVNGGLSYLKDQASIDKWGKKPYIWIDRRFEVAESLKASGASLLNQWKDPKFSFDTDAVDLSILPEYAHEEVALNDVVNVVVDGEVYSARIIGVNIPDLSKEYDVDYTIANKLDDIADIQADVERKQQVNEAYSQGATNIMTESQAENCDPDHPVTFRLWIAPDVVNINAMHLTYETSNFRGYTRGSKAGGSYIKSSTVQSRSTAGGGGQTTSAGGGQTTSAGGGQTTTAGGGFTTTSAAGGDHKHLVMSYSGNDTSQMTPSRYYTRSSGTSGYNIAIDVETSTTGDIWTAGGSGDHTHQVSQSAHSHSVSDHTHSVSDHSHTVSDHTHDFEVEIPAINIPDHSHPQIYGIYEDSTLPSSLNIKVDGNTVASSSLSAENVDLTPYLSKDSGGRIQRNRWATIEITPDDLARVNATVVTRLFVQSHIGGTY from the coding sequence ATGATTCATATTCTAAATAGGGATCGCCAACGCCTGGCCATCTTAGAAAACGCATATGATGTATCGGTACAGAAGCGCACTAACCAAGTATGGGGCGCTTCTTTTTCATTGCCGATAGATGATCCGAAAAACGAGCATTGTGAGCATTTTAACTTTGTGGAAGTGTACGGCGATGAAACCGGAAGATATTACGGGTTATACCGTATAATGCCAACGGAAACAAGCCGAAGCGATGGCGGAGGTTCGATAACTTACGAATGTGAGCACGTTCTCGCTACGTTGCTGGACAGTGTAATGGAAGGTTATCACCAATATACGAACTATACGACAACGGATGTGCTCGAGTTCATTCTATCACTCCAAGACGAGGCACATTGGCAGCTCGGTACGGTAGATTTTACACGTTACTTCCATTATAAGTTCGAAAATGAGAACGGCTTGCTTGCGCCCATTCTTTCGATTCCACAGCCGTTCGATGAACCGTTCGAGTGGACGTTTGATACCGAAAATTACCCGTGGACAATTAATTTAGTAAGACCTAATAACTCAGTAAAGGGAGAAATTCGCTGGGGTAAGAACATTCAATCGTTTAAAGATGTATCGGATCCGACGGAAATAGTTAACTGGATTATTCCGCGAGGCTATGGAGAGGGAGTAAATCAGCTTACGATTAAGGACGTCAACGGCGGGCTTTCCTATCTGAAAGATCAGGCGTCTATCGACAAGTGGGGTAAGAAACCTTATATATGGATAGATCGTCGCTTTGAGGTTGCCGAATCGCTAAAGGCTTCCGGAGCATCGCTGCTCAATCAATGGAAGGATCCAAAATTCTCTTTCGATACAGACGCAGTTGATCTGTCAATTTTACCGGAATATGCACACGAGGAAGTTGCGTTGAATGACGTGGTTAATGTGGTCGTAGATGGCGAGGTTTATTCCGCGAGAATTATCGGGGTAAATATACCGGACTTGTCGAAAGAGTACGACGTTGACTATACTATTGCGAACAAACTGGACGATATTGCGGATATACAAGCCGATGTAGAACGTAAGCAACAGGTAAACGAAGCCTATTCGCAAGGGGCGACGAACATTATGACGGAGAGTCAGGCGGAGAATTGTGACCCCGATCATCCCGTAACCTTCCGTCTCTGGATAGCGCCGGACGTAGTGAACATTAACGCTATGCATCTAACGTATGAAACGTCTAATTTCCGAGGCTATACGCGAGGATCGAAAGCGGGCGGTTCTTACATTAAATCGAGTACGGTTCAATCGAGAAGTACCGCAGGCGGTGGAGGCCAAACGACTAGCGCCGGAGGTGGGCAGACTACTTCGGCAGGGGGCGGTCAAACAACTACAGCAGGCGGAGGGTTTACGACTACGAGCGCGGCAGGTGGCGATCATAAACATTTAGTTATGTCGTACAGCGGTAATGATACGTCTCAAATGACGCCAAGCCGATACTACACGCGCTCTAGTGGAACATCGGGCTACAATATTGCAATCGACGTCGAGACAAGCACTACCGGCGATATATGGACTGCCGGCGGATCAGGCGATCACACTCACCAAGTTTCCCAGAGCGCACACAGTCATAGCGTATCAGATCATACACACTCCGTATCCGATCACTCTCACACCGTATCCGACCACACGCATGATTTTGAAGTTGAGATTCCGGCAATCAATATTCCAGATCACTCACACCCGCAAATTTACGGAATTTACGAGGACTCAACGTTGCCTAGCTCGCTAAATATCAAAGTAGACGGTAATACGGTAGCCTCATCATCTTTAAGCGCGGAAAACGTGGACCTAACTCCGTACCTATCAAAAGATAGCGGCGGGCGGATTCAACGTAACCGGTGGGCAACTATCGAAATTACACCGGATGACCTGGCGAGGGTAAATGCAACGGTTGTTACGAGGTTATTTGTACAGAGTCATATCGGAGGCACGTACTAA